One segment of Carassius auratus strain Wakin chromosome 2, ASM336829v1, whole genome shotgun sequence DNA contains the following:
- the LOC113111836 gene encoding cortexin-1-like, with protein sequence MEYELQSLDPVSGPGATEGLLLAADTEQITALCFVGLLLLFLVFLLVRCFRILLDPYSSMPSSSWSDHKDGLERGQFEYALV encoded by the coding sequence ATGGAGTACGAGCTGCAGTCTCTGGACCCTGTCTCGGGCCCCGGGGCCACGGAGGGGCTTCTGCTGGCTGCGGACACAGAGCAGATCACGGCTCTGTGTTTCGTGGGGCTCCTGCTGCTGTTTTTGGTGTTCCTGCTGGTGCGCTGTTTCCGGATTCTCCTGGACCCCTACAGCAGCATGCCGTCCTCATCCTGGTCTGATCATAAAGACGGTTTGGAGAGGGGACAGTTTGAGTACGCACTGgtctag
- the LOC113111830 gene encoding uncharacterized protein LOC113111830 isoform X1 has protein sequence MATKGKDRAAMFTATEQRLLLETYEEFKDVITKKGNTAAINKAREKGWQEIADRLNASNLSEGKRTWQQVKIKYKNIVQNATKKKTEVAGTGGGPPPASFTPAEELALEINKGRPVLEGIEGGTSSKIISRSISSEYIKDSVCCMDPPDIMLPGEVMGVEEDEETVSVCSRRPEDADTVLEPSQSGTTCDKNPENIKGVYKRYLLKQMEVIDIDIQYKKLKMRKLELEIQQLQKNASRTTIFKKRKRKKKKALFDHFPQHLFVFSPLTG, from the exons ATGGCAACAAAAGGAAAAGATAGAGCAGCGATGTTCACGGCAACGGAACAGCGTTTGCTATTGGAAACATATGAAGAATTTAAAGATGTCATCACCAAAAAAGGCAATACAGCGGCAATAAATAAAGCAAGAGAGAAAGGTTGGCAGGAAATTGCTGATCGTCTCAATGC CAGCAACTTAAGTGAAGGAAAAAGAACCTGGCAGcaggtgaaaataaaatataaaaatatagttcaGAATG cgACCAAAAAGAAGACTGAGGTTGCTGGCACTGGGGGAGGGCCACCACCAGCCAGCTTCACTCCTGCAGAGGAGCTGGCTTTGGAAATTAATAAAGGGAGGCCCGTCCTTGAGGGAATAGAGGGGGGGACATCATCTAAAATTATATCACGTAGTATAAGTAGTGAGTAtataaaag ATTCTGTATGCTGTATGGATCCACCAGACATCATGTTGCCT GGAGAAGTGATGGGAgttgaggaggatgaggagactGTGTCTGTATGTTCAAGGAGGCCTGAG GATGCTGACACTGTTCTAGAGCCCTCTCAGTCTGGGACAACATGTGACAAA AACCCAGAAAACATAAAAGGAGTGTATAAACGCTACCTCCTTAAACAAATGGAAGTGATTGATATCGACATCCAGTATAAAAAACTGAAGATGAGGAAGTTGGAGCTGGAAATTCAACAGCTACAGAAAAATGCAAGTAGAACtaccatttttaaaaaaaggaaaaggaaaaaaaaaaaagccctttttGATCACTTTCCacaacatttatttgtgttttcacCCCTAACAGGCTGA
- the LOC113111830 gene encoding uncharacterized protein LOC113111830 isoform X2: MATKGKDRAAMFTATEQRLLLETYEEFKDVITKKGNTAAINKAREKGWQEIADRLNANLSEGKRTWQQVKIKYKNIVQNATKKKTEVAGTGGGPPPASFTPAEELALEINKGRPVLEGIEGGTSSKIISRSISSEYIKDSVCCMDPPDIMLPGEVMGVEEDEETVSVCSRRPEDADTVLEPSQSGTTCDKNPENIKGVYKRYLLKQMEVIDIDIQYKKLKMRKLELEIQQLQKNASRTTIFKKRKRKKKKALFDHFPQHLFVFSPLTG; this comes from the exons ATGGCAACAAAAGGAAAAGATAGAGCAGCGATGTTCACGGCAACGGAACAGCGTTTGCTATTGGAAACATATGAAGAATTTAAAGATGTCATCACCAAAAAAGGCAATACAGCGGCAATAAATAAAGCAAGAGAGAAAGGTTGGCAGGAAATTGCTGATCGTCTCAATGC CAACTTAAGTGAAGGAAAAAGAACCTGGCAGcaggtgaaaataaaatataaaaatatagttcaGAATG cgACCAAAAAGAAGACTGAGGTTGCTGGCACTGGGGGAGGGCCACCACCAGCCAGCTTCACTCCTGCAGAGGAGCTGGCTTTGGAAATTAATAAAGGGAGGCCCGTCCTTGAGGGAATAGAGGGGGGGACATCATCTAAAATTATATCACGTAGTATAAGTAGTGAGTAtataaaag ATTCTGTATGCTGTATGGATCCACCAGACATCATGTTGCCT GGAGAAGTGATGGGAgttgaggaggatgaggagactGTGTCTGTATGTTCAAGGAGGCCTGAG GATGCTGACACTGTTCTAGAGCCCTCTCAGTCTGGGACAACATGTGACAAA AACCCAGAAAACATAAAAGGAGTGTATAAACGCTACCTCCTTAAACAAATGGAAGTGATTGATATCGACATCCAGTATAAAAAACTGAAGATGAGGAAGTTGGAGCTGGAAATTCAACAGCTACAGAAAAATGCAAGTAGAACtaccatttttaaaaaaaggaaaaggaaaaaaaaaaaagccctttttGATCACTTTCCacaacatttatttgtgttttcacCCCTAACAGGCTGA
- the LOC113111830 gene encoding uncharacterized protein LOC113111830 isoform X3, whose protein sequence is MATKGKDRAAMFTATEQRLLLETYEEFKDVITKKGNTAAINKAREKGWQEIADRLNASNLSEGKRTWQQVKIKYKNIVQNATKKKTEVAGTGGGPPPASFTPAEELALEINKGRPVLEGIEGGTSSKIISRSISNSVCCMDPPDIMLPGEVMGVEEDEETVSVCSRRPEDADTVLEPSQSGTTCDKNPENIKGVYKRYLLKQMEVIDIDIQYKKLKMRKLELEIQQLQKNASRTTIFKKRKRKKKKALFDHFPQHLFVFSPLTG, encoded by the exons ATGGCAACAAAAGGAAAAGATAGAGCAGCGATGTTCACGGCAACGGAACAGCGTTTGCTATTGGAAACATATGAAGAATTTAAAGATGTCATCACCAAAAAAGGCAATACAGCGGCAATAAATAAAGCAAGAGAGAAAGGTTGGCAGGAAATTGCTGATCGTCTCAATGC CAGCAACTTAAGTGAAGGAAAAAGAACCTGGCAGcaggtgaaaataaaatataaaaatatagttcaGAATG cgACCAAAAAGAAGACTGAGGTTGCTGGCACTGGGGGAGGGCCACCACCAGCCAGCTTCACTCCTGCAGAGGAGCTGGCTTTGGAAATTAATAAAGGGAGGCCCGTCCTTGAGGGAATAGAGGGGGGGACATCATCTAAAATTATATCACGTAGTATAAGTA ATTCTGTATGCTGTATGGATCCACCAGACATCATGTTGCCT GGAGAAGTGATGGGAgttgaggaggatgaggagactGTGTCTGTATGTTCAAGGAGGCCTGAG GATGCTGACACTGTTCTAGAGCCCTCTCAGTCTGGGACAACATGTGACAAA AACCCAGAAAACATAAAAGGAGTGTATAAACGCTACCTCCTTAAACAAATGGAAGTGATTGATATCGACATCCAGTATAAAAAACTGAAGATGAGGAAGTTGGAGCTGGAAATTCAACAGCTACAGAAAAATGCAAGTAGAACtaccatttttaaaaaaaggaaaaggaaaaaaaaaaaagccctttttGATCACTTTCCacaacatttatttgtgttttcacCCCTAACAGGCTGA
- the LOC113111824 gene encoding putative nuclease HARBI1, which yields MACPFIEEVVDSGAIVLRRAFQRERTFRDRSDPLAFNDSYLYERYRFSRDGIAYICRLLSPYIANNTRRNRALTVPQMVCIALRFFASGTFLYTVGDAENISKASVCRSVRTVYLSLKRLLNVFITFPGHKAIRTIKHAFYGIAGFPNVIGALDCTHVRIKCPSGPHEADFVNRKSVHSINVQMISDADCIITNVEAKWPGSVHDSRIFRASSLYQQLARGEFSGVLLGDKGYPCLPYLLTPYQEPQTEAQHRYNIAHARTRGRIEMAFGLIKSRFQCLKHLRVTPPRACDIVVACVVLHDIACLRRERQPRIAEEEDWGNEAVLEENETGRLIRDTYANNYFA from the exons ATGGCATGTCCTTTCATAGAAGAGGTGGTGGATTCGGGAGCTATAGTCTTGCGGAGGGCATTTCAAAGAGAGAGAACTTTCAGAGACAGGTCAGACCCATTGGCTTTTAATGACAGCTACCTGTATGAGCGATATAGGTTCTCAAGAGATGGGATTGCATATATTTGTAGATTACTAAGCCCATACATTGCAAATAATACACGCCGCAACAGAGCGCTCACAGTCCCACAGATGGTGTGCATTGCACTTCGCTTTTTTGCCAGTGGAACATTTTTGTACACAGTTGGAGATGCAGAGAATATCAGCAAAGCATCAGTTTGCCGCTCTGTACGAACTGTGTACCTTTCTTTAAAAAGACTACTCAATGTGTTCATCACATTCCCTGGCCACAAAGCTATTCGTACCATTAAACATGCCTTTTATGGAATAGCTG GTTTCCCAAATGTTATCGGTGCATTGGACTGCACCCATGTGCGTATTAAGTGTCCGTCTGGTCCACATGAAGCGGACTTTGTGAATAGGAAATCAGTACACAGCATCAATGTACAG atgATTAGTGATGCAGATTGCATCATCACAAATGTAGAGGCCAAATGGCCAGGCTCTGTGCATGACTCCAGAATCTTTAGAGCCTCATCTCTCTACCAGCAACTAGCAAGAG GAGAATTCTCAGGAGTTTTGCTGGGAGACAAGGGATACCCATGCCTGCCTTACCTCTTGACTCCCTATCAGGAGCCCCAGACAGAGGCACAGCACCGCTACAACATTGCCCATGCACGCACAAGAGGTCGTATAGAGATGGCATTTGGGCTGATAAAGTCAAGGTTTCAGTGCCTGAAGCACCTCAGAGTGACTCCACCTAGGGCATGTGACATTGTAGTTGCTTGTGTAGTGCTCCATGACATTGCTTGTCTGAGGAGAGAGAGGCAACCAAGGATTGCTGAAGAGGAAGACTGGGGCAATGAGGCAGTATTGGAAGAAAATGAAACCGGCAGACTTATACGAGACacatatgcaaataattattttgcttaa